In Thermanaeromonas sp. C210, the following proteins share a genomic window:
- a CDS encoding ABC transporter permease, protein MENSVWVAALAAAIIAGTPILYAAVGEILAERAGVLNLGVEGMMLVGAVTGFMVAVHTANPWLGFVTAMLASGASAAIFAFLTVTLRSNQVVTGLALTLFGTGLSGFLGKPYVGVALPVSFKAVPIPGLSEIPILGPVLFRHDPLVYITYVLIPLIWYYLYRTRPGLNVRAVGENPGAADALGVNVFALRYLHVILGGMLAGAGGAYLSLAYAPSWLENMTAGRGWIAVALVIFAVWDPLRALLGAYLFGGVDSLAYTLQAATTISIPSFFLKMLPYILTIIVLVIATRQTLVKHIGAPGALAIPYDREER, encoded by the coding sequence ATGGAAAATTCTGTATGGGTGGCTGCTTTAGCGGCGGCCATTATCGCCGGGACCCCTATACTCTACGCCGCTGTGGGTGAAATTTTAGCCGAGCGGGCGGGGGTCTTAAATCTGGGGGTCGAAGGAATGATGCTGGTGGGGGCGGTAACCGGCTTCATGGTGGCCGTCCATACCGCCAACCCCTGGCTGGGCTTTGTAACCGCCATGCTGGCTTCTGGAGCGTCGGCTGCCATCTTCGCTTTTTTGACCGTTACCCTGCGTTCTAACCAGGTAGTGACCGGGTTGGCCCTGACTCTCTTCGGTACCGGGTTGAGCGGCTTCTTGGGCAAGCCCTATGTGGGAGTTGCCCTGCCGGTCAGCTTCAAGGCAGTGCCCATACCCGGTCTCTCCGAGATACCCATTTTGGGCCCGGTCCTTTTTCGCCACGATCCTCTGGTCTATATCACCTATGTTCTGATTCCCCTAATCTGGTATTACCTGTACCGAACCCGGCCCGGGCTGAACGTGAGGGCGGTAGGGGAGAATCCGGGGGCGGCAGATGCCCTGGGGGTTAACGTTTTCGCCTTGCGTTACCTCCACGTCATCCTGGGCGGCATGCTGGCCGGCGCCGGCGGCGCCTATCTTTCCCTGGCTTATGCGCCGAGCTGGCTGGAGAACATGACCGCCGGCAGGGGATGGATAGCCGTGGCCCTGGTTATATTTGCCGTCTGGGACCCCTTGCGGGCCCTCTTAGGTGCTTATCTCTTCGGGGGAGTAGACTCCCTGGCTTACACCCTGCAGGCGGCAACTACCATCTCCATCCCATCCTTTTTCTTAAAAATGCTGCCCTATATTCTTACCATCATTGTGTTGGTCATCGCCACCCGCCAGACCCTCGTGAAGCATATCGGGGCACCCGGAGCCCTGGCCATTCCTTACGACCGCGAAGAACGATAG
- a CDS encoding RidA family protein, whose translation MDKTVINTDRAPAAIGPYSQAIKVGNLIFTSGQIPLDPATGQIVPGGVAEQAERVLENLKAVLAAAGAGLEQVVKTTVYIKDMEDFGVVNEVYGRYFTKEPPARSCVEVARLPKDVLVEIEAIAVV comes from the coding sequence ATGGACAAGACGGTTATTAACACCGACCGGGCACCGGCCGCCATAGGGCCGTATTCACAGGCCATAAAAGTGGGAAACCTTATTTTTACTTCGGGACAAATTCCCCTTGACCCGGCTACCGGGCAGATAGTGCCCGGGGGAGTGGCGGAGCAGGCGGAAAGGGTGTTAGAAAATCTTAAGGCCGTTTTGGCCGCAGCAGGGGCTGGCCTGGAGCAGGTAGTAAAGACGACGGTGTACATTAAGGATATGGAGGATTTCGGCGTCGTCAACGAGGTTTACGGCCGTTATTTCACTAAAGAACCGCCGGCCCGCTCCTGCGTAGAAGTGGCCCGGCTGCCTAAGGATGTCTTGGTGGAGATAGAGGCCATAGCGGTGGTTTAG
- a CDS encoding acetamidase/formamidase family protein, with amino-acid sequence MATIEVRPKGYNYVFSPYLEPTASVKPGDKVIVYTDDAFESRIKTKDDLPAKALATAKFLNPQTGPIYIEGAEPGDTLAVKIHSIEFTRDYAVSCFIKYFGGLTSTNLTRTLQEPLEERVWIWHLVDDGRFLYNDEIRVKVPAQPFLGTIATAPELEAISALTPGYFGGNMDVPDVRPGNTLYLPVSNPGALFYVGDCHAAQGQGELCGVALEITGKATLTFEVIKGKNSEWPRIESPEKIMTVGSARPMEDAARIAYAELVKWLAEDYGFTVAEAYQLLTQVGGLYVGNMVDTSYSLVASIEKKYLERT; translated from the coding sequence ATGGCCACAATAGAAGTCAGGCCCAAAGGGTACAACTATGTTTTTAGCCCCTATCTAGAGCCTACGGCCTCCGTGAAACCCGGGGATAAGGTGATAGTTTATACTGATGACGCCTTCGAAAGCCGTATTAAAACCAAAGACGATTTGCCGGCCAAGGCGCTGGCCACAGCAAAATTCTTAAACCCCCAGACCGGGCCGATTTACATAGAAGGCGCCGAGCCGGGCGATACTCTCGCCGTCAAGATCCACAGCATAGAATTTACCAGGGACTACGCCGTCAGTTGCTTTATCAAATACTTTGGCGGGCTGACTTCGACCAATCTAACCAGAACATTACAGGAACCCCTGGAAGAAAGGGTGTGGATTTGGCATTTGGTAGATGATGGCCGGTTTCTCTATAATGATGAAATTAGAGTAAAAGTCCCGGCCCAGCCTTTCTTGGGAACCATCGCCACGGCCCCTGAGCTCGAAGCTATTTCCGCTTTAACTCCGGGATACTTCGGCGGCAATATGGATGTACCGGACGTAAGGCCCGGCAATACCCTTTACCTGCCGGTATCGAATCCCGGAGCCCTATTTTACGTGGGAGATTGCCATGCGGCCCAGGGGCAGGGAGAATTGTGCGGCGTGGCCCTGGAAATCACCGGAAAGGCCACCCTGACCTTTGAAGTTATAAAGGGTAAAAATAGCGAATGGCCAAGGATCGAATCTCCCGAAAAAATTATGACCGTGGGCAGCGCCCGTCCCATGGAAGACGCCGCCCGTATCGCCTACGCAGAACTGGTAAAATGGTTAGCCGAGGATTACGGGTTTACCGTGGCGGAAGCATATCAGTTACTAACCCAAGTAGGCGGGTTGTATGTAGGTAACATGGTGGACACCAGTTATTCCCTCGTTGCCTCGATAGAGAAAAAATACTTGGAACGCACCTGA
- a CDS encoding helix-turn-helix transcriptional regulator: MANQGGQDEEDKIHPLLQAIIPLARGIAATFGRYCEVVLHDLKNPSSSLVFKAGSVTNRDIGAPVTNLVLEALRQHGDGARDLIGYPSRTKDGKILKSSTIFIRDHNERIIGCMCINFDLTQFRLAGNILQEFCRMEDLAEAGFGRTQEQFARDINEVVDSVVESVLQEMGKPVAVMTKEDKVKVVGILDDRGIFLVKGAVDVVAQVLAVSKYTIYNYLEEVRALKGMKRGVL, translated from the coding sequence ATGGCTAACCAAGGTGGTCAAGATGAGGAAGATAAAATCCATCCTTTGTTGCAGGCCATAATTCCCCTTGCCCGAGGTATAGCGGCTACCTTTGGCCGGTACTGTGAAGTTGTTCTCCACGATCTCAAGAATCCTTCTAGCTCTCTTGTATTTAAGGCGGGTTCCGTTACCAACCGGGATATCGGAGCGCCGGTTACCAACCTGGTGCTGGAGGCCCTCCGGCAGCACGGGGACGGCGCCCGGGATTTAATCGGGTACCCAAGCCGTACGAAGGATGGGAAGATCCTCAAGTCTTCCACCATTTTTATCCGGGACCATAATGAAAGGATCATCGGATGCATGTGCATCAACTTTGACCTTACCCAGTTCCGGCTGGCCGGGAACATTTTACAGGAGTTCTGCCGGATGGAGGACCTGGCGGAAGCGGGCTTCGGCCGGACCCAGGAACAGTTCGCCCGTGATATAAACGAAGTAGTGGACTCTGTGGTAGAAAGCGTGTTGCAGGAAATGGGCAAGCCGGTTGCGGTAATGACCAAGGAGGACAAGGTAAAGGTGGTGGGCATCCTGGACGACAGGGGCATCTTCCTGGTCAAAGGTGCGGTGGATGTTGTGGCCCAGGTCCTAGCCGTATCCAAGTATACGATTTATAATTACCTGGAGGAAGTAAGGGCCCTAAAAGGGATGAAGCGAGGGGTATTGTAA
- a CDS encoding metallophosphoesterase family protein, with translation MRILHTSDWHLGRTLEGRSRLEEQREFVDDLCDLVAAEGIHLIVIAGDIFDVYNPPAEAENLFFEALERLSSGGKRAVVAIAGNHDSPERLRAANPLALTHGISLIGYPLEELPTGRGKGGAARVASGPGWLELEIPGCEEHAVVGCLAYPSEARLNEVLSRVLEDNLLQQAYTERIRAILQGLATRFRPDTVNLVVSHLYMAGGKEAESERPIQLGGALAVEARALPSNAHYVALGHLHRPQGVEGAPVPCRYAGSPLAYSFSETDQPKEVVIVEARPGSRASITRVPLRCGRPLKTWRACSLEEFWTWCGDRENLRCWVDLEIRATEPLTPQEVAEIRRRHPGVVNIRVLLPEGLGGMPSSGRAALPIREQFRLFAARQLGYEPPGELVDLFLELLDMEGGSVPEGRMDL, from the coding sequence TTGCGGATACTACACACTTCCGACTGGCACTTGGGCCGCACCCTGGAGGGGAGATCCCGCCTTGAGGAGCAGAGGGAATTCGTAGATGATTTGTGTGACTTGGTGGCGGCCGAGGGTATACACCTTATCGTTATAGCGGGAGATATTTTCGATGTCTATAACCCGCCGGCGGAAGCGGAAAACCTGTTTTTTGAAGCCCTGGAGCGCCTTTCCAGCGGGGGGAAAAGGGCGGTGGTGGCCATTGCCGGAAACCATGATAGCCCGGAGCGCCTGCGGGCTGCCAACCCCCTGGCGTTAACCCACGGCATTTCCCTTATCGGTTATCCTTTAGAGGAGCTTCCTACGGGACGGGGAAAGGGCGGAGCCGCAAGGGTGGCCTCCGGGCCCGGCTGGCTGGAGCTGGAGATTCCCGGGTGTGAAGAGCATGCGGTGGTGGGCTGCCTGGCATATCCATCAGAGGCGCGCCTAAACGAGGTGTTGAGCCGGGTACTGGAGGATAACCTGTTGCAGCAAGCCTATACGGAACGCATAAGGGCCATCCTCCAAGGCCTGGCGACCCGGTTCCGGCCCGACACGGTCAACCTGGTGGTAAGCCACCTTTACATGGCTGGCGGGAAGGAGGCCGAGTCCGAGCGTCCCATCCAGTTGGGGGGAGCCCTGGCGGTGGAAGCCCGGGCCTTGCCCTCTAATGCCCACTACGTGGCTCTAGGTCACCTTCACCGGCCTCAGGGAGTAGAAGGGGCGCCCGTACCCTGCCGTTATGCCGGGTCGCCCCTGGCCTACAGCTTTTCCGAAACAGACCAGCCCAAGGAAGTGGTCATCGTCGAAGCCCGGCCGGGCTCGAGGGCCTCTATTACCCGCGTTCCCCTGCGTTGCGGCCGGCCCTTAAAAACCTGGCGGGCTTGCAGCCTGGAAGAGTTTTGGACGTGGTGCGGGGACCGGGAGAACCTGCGCTGCTGGGTCGATTTAGAAATAAGGGCGACCGAGCCTTTGACGCCCCAGGAGGTGGCCGAGATCCGCCGAAGGCACCCGGGAGTAGTCAACATCCGTGTTCTCCTCCCGGAAGGGTTAGGGGGTATGCCCAGTTCCGGCCGGGCCGCCTTGCCTATAAGGGAACAGTTTCGCTTGTTTGCCGCCCGGCAGCTGGGATATGAGCCTCCCGGGGAGCTGGTGGACCTCTTCTTAGAACTCCTGGACATGGAGGGGGGTTCCGTACCGGAAGGGAGGATGGATTTGTGA